The genome window AGCAAGAAAGACTGTTCTTCTTGGTCACTCTTGTCCTCGGCTACTCGAGCTTCAACCTTTGATCTTTGAAATTGATTACGCCTTGGCTTACTCCTGTTTTTACAGACCCTTTCAACATGGCCCTTCTTCTTGCAGTGTTGGCATACTGCATCTGGCCTAAACCAGCATCTGTCTTCTGGATGACCTGGCCTCTTGCAATGTCTGCAGGGCTGGTCATTACTCCTTCTGATGTCGATCTTAGGCTGTTTTTCCAAGGCCTTTTGCCTCTTGCAGCTTTGAAGCTCGAGGCTTCTCTGGCCTTGGCATTGAATGCACCTTCCTGGTGATCTTCAGCTCTGCTAGCTCTCCTTTGTTCCTGAGCATAGAAAGTGTTGATTAGCTCAGTCAAAGAGATGGTAGCAAGGTCTCTTGAGTCCTCTAAGGAGGATATCTTGGCCTCATATCTCTCGGACAAAGTGGAGAGGACCTTTTCCACAATTCTTGCCTCATCAAAGTGCTCACCAAGGAGCCTTATATCGTTAACCATCGCTATGATTCATGCATCTTCGCTTCACtgctttcttcttccttcatctttAGATTCTCAAATCCTTCTCAAATTTAATAGCTGCTGTTGCCTTGTTCTCTCGGtgccttgaaactcctccttaAGCTTATCCCAGGCTGTTTTGGAGTCTCACAGCCATAATTCGTGAAGATGACATCGATACGATTACGGATGCAGGACATGGCTTTATGCCTTTTGGTCCTCTCATCAAGATGTCGCCTTTATCCGAGCTCTTGTGGGATTAGCCTCGGTGGTCTTGGCTCAACATCTGTGTTAACAACTTCCCACAGATCAAAGGCTGCAGTAAGTCTTCATCTTGACCGACCATATGTGGAAGCCATCTCCATTGAAGACCGGTGAAATTTGCTGGTGAAAAACTTGAGGAAGACATTCACTTTCTTAGTTTAATACAACAGTCCACTAAGAATGaagctctagataccaattgttggaacaAAGAGACAATAACAGTCGTTTTTGTATCTTGCTTGAATAGCAAGCCTCGAGCCTTGTTGAAGAAACAAACTCGAAGCAAAAGCAGAAAATGAAACTAGCGAGCGAATAacgaaaagagagaagaagattgaatgaaaaaatgagTGATATTTTTTCATTGACTCAAAACAAGGCATTAAGTCATTACATATTTCAgtcaacaagtaaaacaaacaagtaatcacctaatcaactacctaactccactaatttGCATTGAAACTTACAAGATTAGCTTGTACAACTTGCATTCTTGACTTTTCATCAatcaatatcaaaacatttacctacttagttcaacatgaactagattacaaaacaatcaaaatggaACCAAAAGCAGCAAGTGGATTGGCGACTTCAAACTTGATTCTTTGCACACAATGGCACCACCGCTTCGCTATTTCTTCGAGCATCACCACCTTTGCATGTCgtgcatggccacctttgcatggGAACTAAACTTAACACCCTtcaacatccattgatttgccCTAAAAGTGGTGATCGAGAACTTGAAGATGGTGCTAAATGCTTTTTGTGTTGTGAACCATTAGCAAATTATACATACTTTTCTCTTGACTGTGGATTTAATTTACATAAGAAATGCGCTAAGCTTTCTTTCAAACTGAACCATGTGTGCCATCGCAAGCATCCTcttgttctacaatttaataGCGAACAGTTCTCTTGCAAGATATGCGGAGAAACCAGTGGAAAAGGTTTAGGATTTATTTATGGTTGTTCACCATGTAAGTTTGCTGCTCACTTGAAATGTGTATCAGCAGCTTTAGATCTTGTTATTGGAGATAAAAGGCATGAACATCCTTTCAGTTTGTTTCCGAGAGGATCATCATTCATTTGTGATGCATGTGGTATTGAAGGAAGTTATGCTTCCTACATATGTTGTACATGCAACATCATGGTCCATAAAAAGTGCACTTCATTGCCGCGCATCATCAAAAGCAAGTGGCATGATCATCacctttttcacaaatatttcCTTCGCATAGAAGATTTTAGAGTTTTGGATTGCATAATGTGCAATTATGAAGTCAGTACAGACCATGGTAGTTACTATTGTTCGGAGTGCGATGTTATATTGCATGTGAAGTGTGCAATGAAGGATAAAGATTCATATgaaatagtagaaaatgaagATGAGGTACCCAATGAAAGTTCCATCATTGTTATTGAGAGGAACAATGCTGGAGAAGCTACAAAGTAACGCATTTCATGCACATGCATAATCTAATGTTAGGTCCCTTTGTTGGAGGATATGAAAATAGTTGCGAAGGGTGTATGTTGCCAATCACGGATCCATTTTACTACTGTACAgaatgtgttttttttcttcataaagCATGTGCCGAGTTGCCAAAGATGAAGAATGTTTGGCGTCATCGTTGCCGAGAACCTCTTGCCCTTATTTCGTACAAGGGTATTAGGTGTGAACAATGTCGGCAAATATCTAATACCTTTGCTTATGAATGTAGTGAATGTGAGGGTCAGATATGTCTCCGATGTGTGATTGCTCTTACTCCTGGTGCTCGAACATGTTTGAAACATGAACACCCCCTCTTTTTCTACAGAGACTACAAAGGCCAGTGCAACGCTTGTGGTTTTACAACAAGGTGGGCAGGTGGGGCATTTTGTTGTAAGGATTGCAATTTTGTACTACATCTTCAATGTTTTTCACTTCCAATTCCAGTTCGTCACAAATGCGATGAGCATCTTTTTTTACTCACTGATCACGATGATAACAGTTATTCAGAAAATCATCACTGTGATATCTGTGAAGAAAGTCGACGCCCAAATCGTTGGTTTTATCATTGTGCAAAATGCGATACTTCTGCTCATGTTGGTTGTGTTCTTGGAAAATATCCATTCCTCAAACTCGGGAGCATCTATGAAGAAACAGGTCATCCACACCCACTCACCATTGTGAAGAAGAAGTATTACTACCCTGATTGTGATGAATGCAGTAAGCCTTGTGAAGATGTGGCTCTTGAATGCTCCGAGTCGGAGTGCAAATATATTGTCCACTGGGATTGTGTAGCACCCGGTTCTCTACAGTCTCGGTCGAAATGGCCCATATAGCAATTCAGATGTAATCATATTTGAAACCTACCACTTCATTTGCAGGAAAACTCAATAGTGGAAAACAAGGTTTAATCTTTACCTTGTTACTTGTGATGTTAGTTGTTGTTGTCATTATAATTTGGTTTATCTgactttttaagttttaaataaatatcatgTAATAATCTGGAGTTGAAACTTGTGTGGTTTGCATTGGTGTTTGATTGGtgattttagattttcttgtaATTTGGGAGTATGATTGTACTTACAATAATAAAGCTGTTGTTGAATGCTTCTCTTTGTTTCTTTATATAAGTTTACTTGAAAATACAActtttttctgaaattttttctctcttttgctGCACATTCAAATTAGGTTTAGCGCAGTtccaaataaaattgaaagattaGTTCATTTATCTCTCTTATATCACAACCTCGTATGCAGTTTCCTTACTCATCTTCTTCAGGATGAGAACTCATACTCATTGATAATCACCATCGTATAGCTGTTAAGAATAGCCCCGGAACTCATTCTCTTGAatagaaaacatttaaatataaatacatttagttatttatgttttatattaaaatatttaaaagaaaattatttagtaaatttttaaattctaccATTAGAGTAgagtaaaaatgtgaaaatataaaattagatatATAAGCGAATGAGAAACTTgtcaaatttcaaacataattattatgaaATCTAAAAGCTttgaatcaaataattattcattattaaactaatctcaatttaatatgaataacaaaaattttaaaactaaactgATAGATCAAAAATAAGTTCCCAATTGGATCGATTTGTCcggtttaattgaataaattattaaaaactaaaaaaatattggcCCAcaaaagtataattataaa of Gossypium raimondii isolate GPD5lz chromosome 3, ASM2569854v1, whole genome shotgun sequence contains these proteins:
- the LOC128039797 gene encoding uncharacterized protein LOC128039797 yields the protein MVNDIRLLGEHFDEARIVEKVLSTLSERYEAKISSLEDSRDLATISLTELINTFYAQEQRRASRAEDHQEGAFNAKAREASSFKAARGKRPWKNSLRSTSEGVMTSPADIARGQVIQKTDAGLGQMQYANTARRRAMLKGSKVEARVAEDKSDQEEQSFLLSRLAARKKCSKGRSLGGGCTNHMSPDASLFKTLDEVIKPRSRLEMLNRRERLFIVFKDKQCHIIDPSGSSLMTITMTDKCFEVHWANDSNSKIHTSVDDSKLWHQRLGHANFRSMARMAKEGLARTSPLDGA
- the LOC128039798 gene encoding uncharacterized protein LOC128039798, encoding MTSIRLRMQDMALCLLVLSSRCRLYPSSCGISLGGLGSTSVLTTSHRSKAAVSLHLDRPYVEAISIEDREQFSCKICGETSGKGLGFIYGCSPCKFAAHLKCVSAALDLVIGDKRHEHPFSLFPRGSSFICDACGIEGSYASYICCTCNIMVHKKCTSLPRIIKSKWHDHHLFHKYFLRIEDFRVLDCIMCNYEVSTDHGSYYCSECDVILHVKCAMKDKDSYEIVENEDEVPNESSIIVIERNNAGEATK
- the LOC105796394 gene encoding uncharacterized protein LOC105796394, translated to MHMHNLMLGPFVGGYENSCEGCMLPITDPFYYCTECVFFLHKACAELPKMKNVWRHRCREPLALISYKGIRCEQCRQISNTFAYECSECEGQICLRCVIALTPGARTCLKHEHPLFFYRDYKGQCNACGFTTRWAVIQKIITVISVKKVDAQIVGFIIVQNAILLLMLVVFLENIHSSNSGASMKKQVIHTHSPL